A region of the Gemmatimonadaceae bacterium genome:
AGCCCAGGATAAGCAAGCCACGCTGTTGCTTGGAACAGTGTTGTCCGAGGTGAAGAACCGCCGTATCGAGATGCGTCAGGAGCCCACGGACGCTGATGTGACAGACGTTATCCGCAAGTCGATCAAGAAGCGGCGCGAGTCGGTTGGCATGTACAGCAAGGCTGGCCGTTCCGATCTCGCCGGCCGGGAAAGCGCCGAAGCGGCAGCGCTGCAGAATTACCTGCCTCCGGCAGTGGACCCTCAGGAAATCCGGGCGGCGGTCAACGCCGCGATCGCTGGCGGTGCGACAACAATCGGCGCCCTGATGGGATTGGTTTTGCCCCAGTTCAAGGGAAAGGTCGAAGGCGGCACGATAAACGCCATCGCGAAAGAGGAACTCAGCCGGCGAGGGTGAAGATGCGACGATCCTTGTACACAGCCCGAACTTGCGATACCAGTCGCCTGTTCGGGCTTTTTCGTCGATGAATTCACATACACTCGGCGTTCTGGAATACGGCCGGGCAGTCGAGACTGTGGCCGCGCGCGCGCATTCCGCGCTGGGCGCCGAAAGGGTTCGCGAGGCTTTGCCGGCGCGCGACCGCGGTTGGATAGAGCACGAGCATGCGCGAGTATCGGCTGTGCGAGCCCTGATTGATAATGATGCAGCCTGGAAACCGGAGCAGATCGCCGATATCCGGCCGTCCCTTGGCCGGCTGCGCGTTGCCGGCGCATCGCTGAACGCGGCGGATTTTCTCACTCTGCTCGCTTTCCTACGCGCATCGCGAATCACCGCTGAGAGACTTGCTGACGACCGGCTTCCAGTAATTTCGATCGCTCTCATCCGTAGCGAGATCGCGGCGCTGGTCGCTGCTCGTCGAGAAGAAAAGGCGATCGATGACGTAGTGCGGGACGACGGTGATGTCCGCGACGATGCTTCGCCACAGCTCAGGCGCATCCGACGCGAGCTGCGCGGGGCGCAGGGTGAGCTGGTGAAGCTGCTCGAGCGGCTGATGTCGCGCCTGGAGGAACATCATCAGGTTCAGGACATGTCAGTGACGGTACGCAACGGACGGTTCGTCATTCCGGTCCGACGAGAGGCGCGTACAGCCATCGGCGGATTGGTGCACGATACGTCGAGCACAGGTGCAACGTTGTTCGTTGAACCACCAGCAGCGATCGAAGCTGGAAATCGAATCCGGGAGCTGGAGTCCGACGAACTGCGTGAAGTAGATCGAATTCTTTCGGAGTTGACAGAGGTCGTCCGTCCGCTGAGGGAGCCTCTGGCCGCGGCCCTCGAAGCACTGGTCACTCTCGATTCCCTGTATGCCCGCGCGCGCTACGCGACCGAAGACGGTTGCGGACTCGTCGAATTTGACGCTGAAGGTTCCGGCTTTACCATCATCCGAGGACGCCATCCGC
Encoded here:
- a CDS encoding GatB/YqeY domain-containing protein; this translates as MSELLARLQGDLNASRKAQDKQATLLLGTVLSEVKNRRIEMRQEPTDADVTDVIRKSIKKRRESVGMYSKAGRSDLAGRESAEAAALQNYLPPAVDPQEIRAAVNAAIAGGATTIGALMGLVLPQFKGKVEGGTINAIAKEELSRRG